The following coding sequences are from one Vicia villosa cultivar HV-30 ecotype Madison, WI unplaced genomic scaffold, Vvil1.0 ctg.004479F_1_1, whole genome shotgun sequence window:
- the LOC131642099 gene encoding putative 1-phosphatidylinositol-3-phosphate 5-kinase FAB1D codes for MCSMCLYCGANLTESNADNKTHGNQISLKLNGKVPLKHCKSCGGKLERESVKWHSTNPFATPYISPTASLSSTDSCVSTSSEFSVDVNSFDRNSREDIIVEGVMENLDLKFNLKSLNMMQSDTPRLGIQKEIDDYTMKDVEITEGDSFQDAKTEENEYSFPDNMDNQTWEPPEPENPQDEMDNSVACNDDDEEQSIEIANSMSSSKDELCGGYRFREERQRELVKVMNGKFKALVGQLLKSVGVSSSDEGGKSWVDIVTHLSWEAAAFLKPDGIGGNAMDPDGVVKVKCIAAGSRSQSQLFKGSVFKKHAAHKHMPTKYTNPRLLLIRGMLGHAMNELSSFSSMAQEKGYLKSKMDLIKKCHPNVILVEKTVSRDIQEAILDKGMTLVLDMKLHRLERVARCTGSPILSCDELDSQKLRKCDSIYFERFVEEHDANGEGGKRPTKTLMFIEGCPTRLGCTILLKGTHSDELKRIKCVMRCAVIMAYNLILETSFLVDQKAMFSTFPPVTVADILPINQESSDSSSINSSVPVTLEHSDENGVVSTDIPIYNGFHEKSTDGLTVESEELSPFSYEPYNPAVFTGFSAISSSLKKVMGDSFPFASAASYQSLSAYLRFNGRKPDGQVNTSISIEEFPEADENTRIEESNDSNEVNLLNDGESPSSPLQLDSNGDISKFDSDRKELQNKDDINAVLDSQSILVLMSSRNASKGTVCQQSHFSHIMFYKNFDIPLGKFLQDNLLNQTRLCNTCQELPDAHLYYYAHHNKQLTIQVKQLATGDILPGEEERKIWMWSRCGKCKSCSTKRVLISTTACNLSFGKFLDLSLSHYSSSSKLSCGHSLDRDFLHFFGLGGMVAMFRYSSVATYTVSMPPQKLEFGGAIKQEWLMEETDKVHKKGTTLFTEIANCLKTVKFDGSNPNQGSKREFSEVEKMLKSEREEFEVYIKNVVAKKVDPDRAAFNLLSLNRLMWDLLMESVVWGQRLKSLRSPEKVVQQHSYSKVEGIAGREVASIGNFREDGNVNGDTHVKFMSETSVKVNEISIKEIPISGSPLECNEQGDPSKTFDIPQNVKIQTVDGSGSKRYSDPKLESSSNFFTQFPTANGHLQVHQNFPVAINIQPSRPIADSKVLNQTASLHSPVSILQDSDDWFWKPFSDIRQIGIREFQKSFFPKFEYLCSSISEHVPTANQFTTEEGPRLHIPLKTDNHVVSDFEGEPSSIIACALSLLKDSSEVTEIDGEVKESGITSKSTDSLPDSPDSDSVLSTGSMSSEESRSFRATANHSKEVHLGYAKSLGREKYSVVCHYYKQFRALRNCCCPSEIDYIVSLSRCMNWDAKGGKSKSFFAKTLDERFIIKEIKKTELEAFLGFSSLYFKHMRESFESGSQTCLAKILGIYQVTRRHIKSGKEVKHDLMVMENLTYNRNIVRQYDLKGALFERYTFDAAGAEDVLLDQNFVEDMNSSPLYVSHKAKRVLQRAIWNDTSFLNSINVMDYSLLVGVDSQKRELVCGIIDYLRQYTWDKHLETWMKSSLVVPKNHMPTVISPKEYKKRFRKFMSTYFFSVPDHWCSQKSPIPCKLCCSGKDNPSQMVSLPKSF; via the exons ATGTGTAGTATGTGCCTTTATTGCGGTGCAAACTTGACGGAATCAAATGCTGACAATAAGACACATGGAAATCAAATTAGTTTAAAGTTGAATGGGAAAGTTCCCTTAAAACATTGTAAATCTTGTGGAGGGAAGCTAGAGCGAGAAAGTGTGAAATGGCATAGTACGAATCCATTTGCGACACCGTATATCAGTCCAACTGCATCGCTGTCAAGTACTGACAGCTGTGTGTCCACTTCCA GCGAATTTTCAGTTGACGTGAACTCATTTGACAG GAATAGCCGAGAAGATATTATAGTCGAAGGTGTTATGGAAAATCTTGATCTTAAGTTCAACCTGAAATCACTGAATATGATGCAAAGCGATACTCCAAGACTTGGGATACAGAAGGAGATCGATGACTATACTATGAAAGACGTGGAGATAACAGAAGGAGATAGCTTTCAAGACGCTAAAACCGAAGAAAATGAATATTCTTTTCCCGATAATATGGATAACCAAACTTGGGAACCGCCTGAGCCAGAAAACCCGCAAGATGAAATGGACAATAGTGTGGCTTGTAATGACGACGATGAAGAACAGAGCATCGAGATTGCAAATTCTATGAGTAGTTCTAAGGATGAATTATGCGGGGGCTATAGGTTTAGAGAGGAAAGACAAAGAGAATTGGTAAAAGTAATGAATGGGAAATTTAAGGCCCTTGTAGGCCAGCTTCTTAAATCTGTTGGAGTTTCCTCTTCCGATGAAGGTGGTAAGAGTTGGGTAGACATAGTGACACATTTGTCTTGGGAAGCCGCTGCGTTTTTGAAGCCTGATGGTATCGGAGGTAATGCAATGGATCCTGATGGGGTTGTTAAAGTGAAATGCATTGCAGCTGGTTCTCGCAGCCAAAG TCAACTATTCAAAGGTTCGGTCTTCAAGAAACATGCCGCTCACAAGCATATGCCAACTAAGTACACAAATCCAAGGTTGCTACTGATTAGGGGCATGCTTGGCCATGCTATGAATGAGCTGTCCTCATTTAGCTCCATGGCTCAG GAGAAAGGCTATCTGAAATCTAAAATGGATCTTATAAAAAAATGCCATCCCAATGTTATATTAGTGGAGAAAACTGTTTCTCGTGATATACAAGAGGCAATTCTGGATAAGGGGATGACACTAGTACTTGATATGAAGCTTCATCGACTGGAAAGAGTTGCACGCTGCACTGGTTCGCCAATTCTTTCATGTGATGAATTGGACAGCCAAAAACTAAGAAAGTGTGATTctatttattttgagagatttgTGGAGGAACATGATGCTAACGGTGAAGGAGGAAAGAGGCCCACCAAGACCTTGATGTTCATTGAAGGATGTCCTACACGTTTGGGCTGTACG ATTTTGTTGAAAGGAACACACAGTGATGAGCTAAAGAGAATCAAATGTGTTATGCGGTGTGCAGTTATCATGGCATATAACTTAATCCTCGAAACCTCCTTTCTTGTTGATCAGAAAGCAATGTTCTCCACCTTTCCTCCGGTCACTGTGGCAGATATTTTGCCAATCAATCAAGAATCCAGCGATTCATCGTCTATTAATTCAAGTGTTCCGGTGACTCTTGAGCATTCAGATGAAAATGGAGTAGTTAGTACTGATATTCCCATATACAATGGATTTCATGAAAAAAGCACCGATGGTTTAACTGTAGAATCTGAAGAATTATCCCCATTTTCTTATGAACCATATAATCCAGCTGTCTTTACTGGATTCTCAGCGATTTCATCTTCTCTGAAGAAGGTAATGGGGGATAGTTTTCCCTTTGCATCTGCTGCTTCTTACCAGTCTTTATCAGCATACCTTCGCTTCAATGGAAGGAAACCCGATGGCCAGGTTAACACTTCTATTTCTATTGAAGAGTTTCCTGAGGCAGATGAAAATACCAGGATTGAAGAAAGTAATGATTCCAACGAAGTAAATTTACTTAACGATGGAGAATCCCCGTCCTCACCTCTGCAATTAGATTCCAATGGTGATATAAGTAAATTTGATAGTGATAGAAAAGAACTCCAAAATAAAGATGATATCAATGCAGTGTTGGATTCTCAGAGTATTTTGGTCTTGATGTCTAGCCGTAATGCTTCAAAAGGAACTGTATGCCAGCAAAGTCATTTTTCCCATATTATGTTCTACAAGAATTTTGACATCCCACTTGGAAAGTTTTTGCAGGATAACCTACTCAATCAG ACAAGACTGTGTAACACCTGTCAAGAATTGCCAGACGCGCACCTTTATTATTATGCACATCACAATAAACAGCTCACTATACAAGTGAAACAATTGGCAACAGGAGATATTTTACCTGGGGAGGAAGAGAGGAAAATTTGGATGTGGAGCCGCTGTGGAAAATGCAAGTCTTGCTCTACAAAGAGAGTGTTGATATCCACCACTGCCTGCAATTTATCATTTGGAAAATTTTTGGACCTTAGCCTTTCGCATTATTCATCTAGCAGCAAATTGAGCTGTGGCCATTCTCTTGATAGggattttctccacttctttgG ACTAGGTGGCATGGTTGCAATGTTCAGATATTCTTCAGTTGCTACTTATACCGTGTCTATGCCTCCTCAAAAGCTAGAATTTGGTGGTGCTATAAAACAAGAGTGGCTTATGGAAGAGACCGATAAA GTGCACAAGAAAGGCACAACACTGTTCACAGAAATTGCAAACTGTTTGAAGACAGTAAAATTTGATGGATCAAATCCTAACCAAGGATCAAAAAGAGAGTTCTCCGAGGTTGAGAAGATGTTAAAGAGCGAACGAGAAGAATTTGAG GTTTACATCAAGAATGTGGTTGCTAAGAAAGTTGATCCAGATCGGGCTGCCTTCAATCTTCTCAGTCTTAACCGATTGATGTGGGATCTTCTTATGGAATCTGTTGTGTGGGGTCAACGCTTGAAATCATTACGCTCTCCTGAGAAAGTTGTGCAACAGCATAGCTATTCAAAGGTGGAAGGTATTGCTGGTAGAGAAGTTGCATCTATAGGTAATTTTAGGGAAGACGGCAATGTGAATGGGGATACCCATGTAAAATTTATGTCTGAAACATCTGTGAAAGTAAATGAAATCTCAATAAAGGAAATCCCTATCAGTGGATCTCCTCTAGAGTGCAATGAACAGGGTGACCCATCTAAAACTTTTGATATCCCACAGAATGTGAAAATACAAACTGTTGATGGTTCGGGATCCAAGAGATATTCTGACCCAAAGTTGGAATCGAGTTCAAATTTTTTCACTCAGTTTCCTACAGCAAATGGCCATCTTCAAGTACATCAAAACTTTCCAGTTGCTATAAATATTCAGCCTAGTCGTCCAATCGCTGATTCAAAGGTATTAAACCAGACTGCTTCTCTGCATTCACCTGTTTCCATATTGCAAGATTCGGATGATTGGTTCTGGAAGCCATTTTCTGATATTCGGCAGATAGGCATAAGGGAATTTCAGAAAAGTTTCTTTCCAAAATTTGAATATCTTTGCAGCTCTATTTCAGAACATGTGCCCACAGCCAATCAATTCACCACTGAGGAAGGACCAAGGTTGCACATTCCTCTCAAGACAGATAATCATGTTGTGTCAGACTTTGAGGGTGAACCCTCAAGCATAATTGCTTGTGCACTGTCCTTGTTGAAAGACTCATCTGAGGTGACAGAAATTGATGGTGAGGTTAAAGAAAGTGGGATAACTTCAAAATCTACAGATTCTTTGCCCGACTCTCCAGATTCAGATTCTGTGCTTTCTACTGGAAGCATGTCTTCAGAAGAGTCACGATCATTTCGTGCTACAGCAAACCATAGCAAAGAAGTTCATCTGGGTTATGCAAAATCACTTGGGAGGGAAAAATATTCTGTGGTTTGTCATTATTACAAGCAGTTCCGTGCACTTAGAAATTGTTGTTGCCCATCTGAGATTGATTATATTGTTTCTTTAAGCCGTTGTATGAATTGGGATGCCAAAGGTGGAAAAAGCAAGTCTTTTTTCGCAAAAACACTTGATGAGAGGTTCATCATAAAGGAAATCAAGAAGACGGAACTTGAAGCATTTTTGGGATTCTCTTCTCTATATTTCAAACACATGAGAGAGTCATTTGAGTCTGGGAGCCAAACATGTCTAGCAAAAATCTTGGGGATATATCAG GTTACTAGAAGACACATTAAAAGTGGAAAAGAGGTTAAACATGACCTCATGGTGATGGAAAATCTTACCTACAATCGAAATATTGTACGCCAATATGATCTTAAAGGTGCTCTTTTTGAGCGGTATACTTTTGATGCTGCTGGTGCTGAGGATGTTCTTTTGGATCAGAACTTTGTGGAAGACATGAACTCTTCCCCATTATATGTCAGTCATAAAGCAAAGCGAGTTCTTCAGCGTGCTATTTGGAATGACACATCTTTTCTCAAT TCAATCAATGTGATGGATTACTCCTTACTTGTGGGAGTTGATTCTCAGAAGCGCGAGCTTGTTTGCGGAATCATTGATTATCTCAGGCAGTATACCTGGGACAAGCATCTTGAGACATGGATGAAGTCTTCACTTGTAGTGCCCAAGAATCACATGCCAACTGTTATCTCTCCAAAAGAATACAAAAAGCGGTTTAGAAAGTTTATGTCTACATATTTTTTTAGTGTACCAGATCACTGGTGCTCTCAAAAGTCCCCTATTCCTTGCAAACTTTGTTGCTCAGGAAAAGATAACCCTTCCCAAATGGTTTCTCTTcctaaatctttttaa